One part of the Trueperaceae bacterium genome encodes these proteins:
- the ehuD gene encoding ectoine/hydroxyectoine ABC transporter permease subunit EhuD, which produces MLFGIEWNLSSDWAFAISILPILLRGLIITIQATALGFVIALLLGLVLALLRMVPLKIVSWPTAFFLEFVRDTPLLVQLFFLYYVLPEFGIVLPAFLTGAIALGLQYCGYTAEVYRAGIEAIPRGQTEASIALNMPTWLLYRDVIVPQAIPRVVPALGNYLVSMLKDTAILSAVTVLEMLNVATIIGDRTFRYFVPLTMVGGLYLILTLISAQIVRFTEQRLPQQGIPLK; this is translated from the coding sequence ATGCTCTTCGGGATCGAGTGGAACCTCTCCTCCGACTGGGCGTTCGCAATATCCATCCTCCCTATCCTGCTGCGCGGTCTGATAATCACCATTCAGGCCACCGCCCTGGGCTTCGTCATCGCCCTGCTGCTGGGTCTGGTGCTGGCGCTGCTGCGGATGGTACCGCTCAAGATCGTCTCCTGGCCCACCGCCTTCTTCCTCGAGTTCGTCCGCGATACGCCGCTCCTGGTGCAACTCTTCTTCCTCTACTACGTGTTGCCCGAGTTCGGCATCGTCCTGCCGGCCTTCCTCACCGGGGCCATAGCCCTGGGACTGCAGTACTGCGGTTACACGGCCGAGGTATATCGGGCGGGTATAGAGGCGATCCCCCGGGGCCAGACCGAGGCCTCCATCGCCCTCAACATGCCCACCTGGCTCCTCTACCGCGACGTCATCGTCCCGCAGGCGATCCCGCGGGTTGTGCCGGCGCTGGGCAACTACCTGGTCTCCATGCTCAAGGACACCGCCATCCTCTCGGCGGTGACGGTCCTGGAGATGCTCAACGTCGCCACGATCATCGGGGACCGCACCTTCCGCTACTTCGTACCCCTCACCATGGTCGGCGGCCTCTACCTGATCCTCACCCTCATCTCGGCTCAGATCGTCCGCTTCACCGAGCAGCGACTCCCGCAGCAGGGTATCCCGCTCAAGTAA
- the ehuB gene encoding ectoine/hydroxyectoine ABC transporter substrate-binding protein EhuB, with protein MNRFVRNLTASTLALTLIGSLAFAQADLEDLRENGINIATANEIPYGWIDENGEARGIAPDVAEAVLENMGITDIEWTVTEFGSLIPGLIADRFDLVAASQAVLPQRCQQVDFSIINSSYGEGLLVQEGNPKDIHGYEDFVENPDLKLGLVSGADQLEFAQAYGLGMDQIVSIQSNTDALSSVQTGRIDAYAATGLTVSRLAMNSEGVEAAQPFEDPVIEGEPVRSYGAFTFNADSDEFREAFDEALAEFQETDEWREIVMSHGLTETDVEAALNASTEELCAAEE; from the coding sequence ATGAACCGATTCGTTCGCAACCTGACAGCGTCGACGCTGGCACTCACCCTCATCGGCTCCCTCGCCTTCGCCCAGGCCGACCTCGAAGACCTACGCGAGAACGGCATCAACATCGCAACCGCCAACGAGATCCCTTACGGCTGGATCGACGAGAACGGCGAAGCTCGCGGCATCGCGCCCGATGTGGCCGAGGCGGTCCTCGAGAACATGGGTATCACCGACATCGAATGGACGGTCACCGAGTTCGGTTCGCTCATCCCCGGCCTCATCGCCGATCGCTTCGACCTCGTGGCCGCCAGCCAGGCGGTTCTGCCCCAGCGCTGCCAACAGGTCGACTTCTCGATAATCAACTCCAGCTACGGCGAAGGCCTCCTCGTTCAGGAGGGCAACCCGAAGGACATCCACGGCTACGAGGACTTCGTCGAGAATCCTGACCTCAAGCTCGGCCTCGTCTCGGGTGCCGACCAGCTCGAGTTCGCCCAGGCATACGGACTGGGCATGGACCAGATCGTCTCGATCCAGTCGAACACCGATGCCCTGTCGTCGGTCCAGACCGGCCGCATCGATGCCTACGCAGCAACCGGCCTCACCGTTAGCCGCCTGGCGATGAACTCTGAAGGGGTCGAAGCGGCTCAGCCGTTCGAGGATCCCGTCATCGAAGGCGAACCGGTGCGCTCATACGGCGCCTTCACCTTCAACGCCGACTCCGACGAGTTCCGCGAGGCCTTCGACGAGGCGCTCGCCGAGTTCCAGGAGACCGACGAGTGGCGCGAGATCGTGATGTCGCACGGCCTCACCGAGACCGATGTCGAAGCAGCGCTCAACGCCAGTACCGAAGAGCTCTGCGCGGCTGAGGAGTAG
- the nucS gene encoding endonuclease NucS: MLRGMVHNPSADELQDFLDEHLRSGECLVQVVGECEVYYQGRAASVADAGDYVVMAKCDGSLQVHGHRGVKPINWQPQSDDVRVVREDGFTVLYSERFTPPEMVRVAFLEPVLAQALALHEAGGFVLMGSESEMQEALARRPDLIEEGLTLLDRELPTDVGGIDLYARDVCGNLVVVELKRGKAGQEAVHQLGRYVERVRGLTDTTVRGVLAAPAITAPALEQLQSKGLEFREVTALPLDEEPERQPSLFGPAG; this comes from the coding sequence GTGCTTCGCGGCATGGTGCACAACCCTTCGGCAGACGAACTGCAAGATTTCCTCGACGAACACCTGAGGTCCGGGGAGTGTCTCGTGCAGGTCGTGGGCGAGTGCGAGGTCTACTACCAGGGCCGCGCGGCCAGCGTCGCGGATGCCGGTGACTACGTGGTGATGGCGAAGTGCGACGGCAGCCTGCAGGTCCATGGTCACCGGGGGGTCAAGCCCATCAACTGGCAACCGCAGAGCGACGACGTGAGGGTGGTCCGGGAGGACGGCTTCACCGTGCTCTACTCGGAGCGATTCACGCCGCCCGAGATGGTGCGGGTGGCGTTCCTGGAGCCGGTACTGGCCCAGGCCCTGGCGCTGCACGAGGCAGGCGGGTTCGTCCTGATGGGCTCGGAGTCGGAGATGCAGGAGGCTCTGGCGCGCCGTCCCGACCTGATCGAAGAGGGGCTCACCCTGCTCGACCGCGAACTGCCCACCGACGTCGGCGGCATCGACCTGTATGCCCGCGATGTCTGCGGGAACCTGGTGGTCGTCGAGCTGAAGAGGGGTAAGGCAGGCCAGGAGGCCGTACACCAGCTGGGACGATACGTTGAGCGCGTCCGCGGACTCACCGACACCACCGTTCGTGGGGTGCTGGCGGCGCCGGCTATCACCGCCCCGGCGCTCGAGCAGCTGCAGTCGAAGGGCCTGGAGTTCCGTGAGGTCACTGCGCTGCCGCTGGATGAGGAGCCCGAGCGGCAGCCCTCCCTGTTCGGTCCGGCTGGCTGA
- a CDS encoding septum formation initiator family protein, which translates to MHLLFMLGVEGIRYFRAQMSIERLEREVADLESEARALQAVIEHGDDQRYREQLARRLGYMYPDEARIVTSEPR; encoded by the coding sequence ATGCACCTGCTGTTCATGCTCGGAGTGGAGGGGATCCGCTACTTCCGGGCCCAGATGTCGATCGAGAGGCTCGAGCGCGAGGTGGCCGACCTGGAGTCCGAGGCCCGGGCGCTCCAGGCCGTGATCGAGCATGGCGACGATCAGAGGTACCGCGAGCAGCTCGCCCGCCGGCTGGGCTACATGTATCCGGATGAGGCGAGGATAGTCACCAGCGAACCCCGCTGA
- a CDS encoding flavin reductase family protein — MCEAPRAGTLLRGGKAELIEPQEFRNALGRFPSGVTVVTVMDGDEPRGMTVSSFMSLSLEPPLVAIALGHGSAPQTLLGPGRHFGVSVLRRGQEAVSDLFAGRSVSIADPVTISDGFPFIRNSISRLLCRVVAAHEAGDHTLYVGEVERLAYEEGEPLIYHRGSYVAFGELDQAE, encoded by the coding sequence ATGTGTGAAGCCCCGAGGGCCGGAACGCTCCTCCGCGGTGGGAAGGCAGAGTTGATAGAACCTCAGGAATTCCGCAACGCTCTAGGTCGCTTCCCTAGCGGAGTTACCGTGGTGACGGTGATGGACGGCGACGAGCCGCGCGGCATGACGGTGAGCTCGTTCATGTCGCTCTCGCTCGAGCCTCCGCTGGTGGCCATCGCCTTGGGGCACGGAAGCGCTCCGCAGACACTCCTCGGCCCGGGTCGCCACTTCGGTGTGTCGGTACTGCGGCGGGGCCAGGAGGCGGTAAGCGACCTGTTCGCGGGGAGGTCGGTGAGCATTGCCGACCCAGTGACGATCAGCGACGGCTTCCCGTTCATAAGAAATTCGATTTCCCGCCTGCTGTGCCGGGTCGTGGCCGCTCATGAGGCGGGAGATCACACCCTCTACGTCGGTGAGGTGGAGCGCCTGGCTTACGAAGAAGGCGAGCCGCTCATCTATCACCGCGGCAGCTACGTGGCGTTCGGCGAACTGGATCAAGCGGAGTAG
- the ehuA gene encoding ectoine/hydroxyectoine ABC transporter ATP-binding protein EhuA: MTSDAPKVSTRADPDTLPRVRGGSAGEPMVRFEKVRKTYGELVVLNDLDFEVAENEKVAIIGPSGSGKTTILRVLMTLVKPDSGKIFVDGEPLWHREVGGKAVPADEKQLRQVRSKIGMVFQHFNLFPNMSVLRNVTEAPIHVKGVKRAEAEERGKELLDMVGLGDKFDSFPSQLSGGQKQRVAIARALAMEPKVMLFDEVTSALDPELVGEVLGILRRLAKETQMTMLIVTHEMGFARDVSDRVVFFDSGRVAEEGPPSQIFSEPREQRTQEFLKAVLEH, encoded by the coding sequence ATGACCAGCGACGCCCCGAAAGTTTCGACGAGAGCCGACCCGGACACGCTGCCGCGAGTCCGTGGCGGATCCGCCGGCGAACCGATGGTCCGGTTCGAGAAGGTTCGCAAGACCTACGGAGAGCTGGTCGTGCTGAACGATCTCGACTTCGAGGTGGCCGAGAACGAGAAGGTGGCCATCATCGGCCCCAGCGGCTCCGGCAAGACCACCATCCTCCGGGTGTTGATGACGCTGGTCAAGCCCGACAGCGGCAAGATCTTCGTGGACGGCGAACCCCTCTGGCACCGCGAGGTCGGGGGCAAGGCAGTGCCCGCAGACGAGAAGCAGTTGCGGCAAGTGCGCAGCAAGATCGGAATGGTCTTCCAGCACTTCAACCTCTTCCCCAATATGAGCGTGTTGCGCAACGTCACCGAAGCGCCCATCCACGTCAAGGGCGTCAAACGGGCCGAGGCCGAGGAGCGAGGCAAGGAGCTCCTCGACATGGTCGGGCTCGGAGACAAGTTCGACTCCTTCCCCTCCCAGCTCTCGGGCGGCCAGAAGCAGAGGGTCGCGATCGCTCGCGCGCTGGCGATGGAGCCGAAGGTGATGCTGTTCGACGAGGTCACCTCGGCCCTGGATCCCGAACTGGTCGGTGAGGTGCTGGGAATCCTCCGCCGGCTGGCCAAGGAAACCCAGATGACGATGCTCATCGTCACCCACGAGATGGGCTTCGCCCGCGACGTCTCCGACCGGGTCGTGTTCTTCGACTCTGGTCGCGTCGCCGAGGAGGGGCCCCCCTCGCAGATCTTCAGTGAACCGCGCGAGCAGCGCACACAAGAGTTCCTGAAGGCTGTGCTGGAACACTGA
- a CDS encoding sulfotransferase: protein MAKVFGIGLTEGGHVTLGACMRQLGYRHADHDPDLVRKVLEKGDICALDEASGRYDSYAGMPWSAYYRRLDRNFPDARFVLEVSDSSHSWFGSLRRYAVHAAGSVREHVYGFSSPAENGRLESTDRHARQVQEYFAGRPERLLVVYWPEERSWHRLCEFLGEPVPQQPLPFERERRAARISAYLRRLRNSLQSYAGRVFPGEPY, encoded by the coding sequence ATGGCGAAGGTATTCGGCATCGGGTTGACGGAAGGCGGCCACGTGACGTTGGGCGCCTGTATGCGGCAACTCGGCTACCGCCATGCGGACCACGACCCCGATCTCGTAAGGAAGGTTCTCGAAAAGGGCGATATATGCGCGCTCGATGAGGCTAGCGGCCGCTACGACAGCTACGCTGGGATGCCTTGGTCGGCGTACTACCGGCGCCTTGACCGCAACTTCCCGGATGCCCGTTTCGTGCTCGAGGTCAGCGACTCCTCCCACTCGTGGTTCGGCAGCCTCAGACGGTATGCAGTTCACGCGGCCGGGTCGGTGCGGGAGCACGTATACGGCTTCTCGAGCCCGGCAGAGAACGGTCGGCTCGAGTCAACCGACAGGCACGCCCGCCAGGTGCAGGAGTATTTCGCGGGGCGGCCCGAACGGCTGCTGGTCGTTTACTGGCCGGAGGAGCGCTCCTGGCACCGGCTCTGCGAATTCCTCGGCGAGCCGGTGCCGCAGCAGCCATTACCGTTCGAAAGGGAGCGGCGAGCGGCTCGCATTTCTGCCTACCTCCGCCGCCTGCGGAACTCTCTGCAATCTTACGCAGGGCGAGTCTTTCCTGGTGAGCCGTACTAG
- a CDS encoding deoxyribonuclease IV — protein sequence MDLLGAHVSVAGGPHTAFERGVEIGCRSLQIFVKSPNRWAGSKLKEEQVTAFREAREAAPQPVIAHAAYLINLCGNNPELIEKSRRGLIDELERCARLGVDGLVVHPGAHLGDGEEAGVEGIARSIDVVLAALPEVGTRLLLENTAGQGSAMGRRFEELAGVIERVEQKERVGVCLDTCHAFAAGYDLSTEEGYQRTVEAIEESVGLERIEALHLNDSKHPLGSNKDRHENIGEGQIGAEAFARLLSDPRFAGRPMVVETPLGDDDKGHERDLVRLRELLS from the coding sequence ATGGATCTCCTCGGAGCGCATGTATCGGTAGCCGGCGGTCCCCATACCGCCTTCGAACGGGGCGTGGAGATCGGCTGCAGGTCGCTGCAGATCTTCGTCAAGAGTCCCAACCGCTGGGCCGGGTCGAAGCTCAAGGAGGAGCAGGTCACCGCCTTCCGGGAGGCGCGCGAGGCCGCTCCGCAGCCGGTCATCGCCCACGCCGCCTACCTGATAAACCTGTGCGGAAACAATCCCGAGCTGATCGAGAAGTCGCGCCGCGGCCTGATAGACGAGCTCGAGAGGTGCGCGCGGCTCGGTGTCGATGGACTGGTCGTGCACCCGGGAGCGCACCTGGGCGACGGCGAGGAGGCCGGCGTGGAGGGCATCGCCCGCTCGATCGACGTGGTCCTCGCGGCGCTCCCCGAGGTCGGTACCAGGCTCCTGCTCGAGAACACCGCCGGCCAGGGCAGCGCGATGGGCAGGCGATTCGAGGAGCTGGCGGGCGTGATCGAGCGAGTCGAGCAGAAGGAGCGGGTAGGAGTCTGCCTCGACACCTGCCACGCGTTCGCGGCCGGCTACGACCTGAGCACCGAAGAGGGCTACCAGCGGACCGTCGAAGCGATCGAGGAGTCCGTGGGACTCGAACGGATCGAGGCTCTGCATCTCAACGACTCGAAGCACCCTTTGGGGTCGAACAAGGACCGCCACGAGAACATCGGCGAGGGGCAGATAGGCGCGGAAGCTTTCGCCCGGCTGCTCTCCGATCCTCGCTTCGCGGGGCGGCCGATGGTCGTCGAAACGCCGCTGGGAGACGACGACAAGGGGCACGAACGCGACCTGGTGCGATTGAGGGAACTGCTTTCCTAG
- a CDS encoding DUF1206 domain-containing protein: protein MDRETARAVAPWVRRLARYGYAAKGAVYMVVGGLALQAAVGAGGATTDTEGALRAIIAQPMGVILLMIVGVGLLSYTAWRFVQSIFDIEGKGRDFHGLLKRFGYMASGVAYASLGLSALRQSVGIAAYGGRSQEDWTRLVLSHPFGRWLVFAAGLVLAALAINAAVVALTRMYRRKLMREEMSDAAWRWAATTAVVGLLARGLVFAMVALFFIQAAWERDATEAGGLAQVLVAIASQPQGPWLLGITSAGLVAYGVYVEIEARYRRIPLDEHKRMFE from the coding sequence GTGGACAGAGAGACTGCGCGCGCCGTCGCGCCATGGGTGCGGCGGCTCGCTCGTTACGGTTACGCCGCCAAGGGAGCCGTCTACATGGTGGTGGGAGGGCTCGCGTTGCAGGCGGCCGTGGGGGCGGGCGGAGCGACGACGGATACCGAAGGAGCCCTTCGCGCCATCATCGCTCAACCGATGGGCGTGATCCTCCTGATGATCGTGGGGGTGGGGTTGCTCAGCTACACGGCGTGGAGGTTCGTCCAGAGCATCTTCGACATCGAGGGGAAGGGCCGCGACTTCCACGGCCTTCTCAAGCGGTTCGGCTACATGGCGAGTGGCGTCGCCTACGCCTCCTTGGGACTCAGCGCGCTGCGCCAATCGGTGGGGATCGCGGCTTACGGCGGAAGGTCGCAGGAGGACTGGACCCGGCTGGTGCTGTCCCATCCGTTCGGCCGCTGGCTCGTCTTCGCCGCCGGTCTGGTCCTGGCGGCGCTGGCGATAAACGCCGCCGTGGTGGCGTTGACGCGGATGTACCGGCGCAAGCTGATGCGCGAGGAGATGAGCGATGCCGCCTGGCGATGGGCGGCTACCACGGCCGTCGTCGGGCTGCTGGCGCGCGGCCTCGTGTTCGCCATGGTCGCGCTGTTCTTCATCCAGGCGGCGTGGGAGAGGGATGCGACCGAGGCGGGCGGACTCGCCCAGGTCCTCGTCGCCATCGCCTCCCAGCCCCAGGGGCCGTGGCTGCTCGGGATCACTTCCGCCGGCCTCGTCGCCTACGGCGTGTACGTCGAGATCGAGGCGCGTTACCGGCGGATCCCGCTCGACGAACACAAACGGATGTTCGAGTAA
- a CDS encoding SRPBCC domain-containing protein: MTDNRPGNIVTLGTLRAAEGIGVVRLEDRFDTEIGDLWSALTDRRRLAHWLGEIEGDLFQGGEFRARYFASGWEGAGLVEVCEPPRHLLIATKSAGEPDGAVEVTLAAHGQQTILVIEDRGVPLDQIAAYGAGDQIHIEDLAAYLSGRERCDAKSRWQELYPVYQRIAATVA; this comes from the coding sequence ATGACCGATAACAGGCCTGGGAACATAGTTACTCTCGGTACCCTGCGAGCAGCAGAGGGCATAGGCGTCGTGCGCCTCGAAGACCGGTTCGATACCGAGATCGGTGACCTGTGGTCGGCCTTGACAGACCGTCGAAGACTCGCCCACTGGCTCGGCGAGATAGAAGGTGATCTGTTCCAGGGTGGTGAGTTCCGTGCACGCTATTTCGCCAGTGGGTGGGAAGGCGCCGGGCTCGTGGAAGTGTGCGAGCCGCCGAGGCATCTGCTCATTGCGACCAAGTCCGCGGGCGAGCCGGATGGAGCGGTGGAGGTGACACTCGCCGCCCACGGCCAGCAGACCATTCTCGTCATCGAGGACCGAGGTGTGCCGCTGGACCAGATCGCGGCCTATGGGGCAGGAGACCAGATCCACATCGAAGATCTCGCAGCCTACCTGTCGGGACGGGAACGCTGCGACGCCAAGTCGCGGTGGCAAGAGCTTTACCCTGTTTACCAGCGAATCGCCGCCACCGTCGCCTAG
- a CDS encoding MBL fold metallo-hydrolase, translated as MATLYLLGTGAAVSDPHRTTTMLAVENSASILLIDCGGDALQRLAACGADPGKVTGLIVTHEHPDHVSGFPLLMEKIWLYGRREPLDVYGIEPAIDQARRAHDSFDTTAWPDYPEIRYRPVETTPGALVLEGDGWRVTAAPGDHAVPVVGLRIEEESGGVVAYSCDTSYSAAIVNLAKGAHILVHEATGEGPGHSSAQQAARAAREASAARLLLVHLPPERYLGAEELARAREIFPNTEKGEEGGRYGF; from the coding sequence TTGGCCACTCTCTATCTCCTGGGCACCGGGGCGGCCGTCTCCGACCCGCACCGCACGACGACGATGCTCGCCGTCGAGAACTCTGCTTCCATCCTCCTCATCGACTGTGGAGGGGACGCGCTGCAACGTCTGGCGGCATGCGGCGCCGATCCAGGCAAGGTGACGGGGTTGATAGTCACTCACGAACATCCTGACCACGTGAGCGGCTTCCCCCTGCTGATGGAGAAGATCTGGCTCTACGGCCGGCGAGAACCGCTGGACGTCTACGGCATCGAGCCGGCGATCGACCAGGCGCGCCGAGCCCACGACAGCTTCGACACGACGGCCTGGCCCGACTACCCCGAGATCCGCTATCGCCCGGTCGAGACGACGCCAGGAGCGCTCGTCCTCGAAGGGGACGGCTGGAGGGTGACCGCGGCGCCGGGCGACCATGCCGTTCCGGTGGTGGGGCTGCGGATCGAAGAGGAGTCGGGAGGCGTCGTGGCCTACTCGTGCGACACCTCGTACTCAGCCGCGATCGTGAATCTGGCGAAGGGGGCCCACATACTCGTGCACGAAGCGACCGGCGAGGGGCCAGGACACTCGAGCGCCCAGCAGGCGGCCCGGGCGGCGCGCGAAGCCTCGGCCGCGAGACTGCTCCTGGTCCACCTGCCGCCCGAGCGGTACCTGGGGGCAGAGGAACTCGCCCGGGCGCGCGAGATCTTCCCGAACACCGAGAAGGGTGAGGAGGGCGGACGATACGGCTTCTAG
- a CDS encoding ABC transporter ATP-binding protein — translation MSHHPLRRLWRLASAHRPRILLATAFSVLNKLFDLAPPLLIGVAVDIVVNRNDSFLARLGVVQVMSQLWLLAAATVLIWALESLTDYISELQWRNLAQQVQHDLRLAAYDRMQGLELAYFEDRSTGGLMAILNDDVNQLERFLDVGANDLLQLATTVVVIGAFFFTAAPSVAWLSFLPIPLIVWGALRFQRLMEPRYARVREQVGILNSQLGNNISGMQTIKSFTAEERESERIRQASDEYRERNRLAIRFSAAFVPLIRMAIAAGFVATLVYGGALTVDGALNVGVYSTMVFMTQRLLWPLTRLGQTFDLYQRAMASTRRILGLLDTQRSMVPGRVPLPRESVEGGYRFEGVSFAYPGSGSVLRRLDLAIPARSTAAIVGATGAGKSTLIKLLLRFYDPVEGRVTLDGHDLRELDLFDLRDAVGLVSQDVFLFHGTVRDNIAYGRPDASFEEIVRAAGVAEAHAFVERLPLGYDTIVGERGQKLSGGQRQRISIARALLKDPPILILDEATSAVDNETEAAIQRSLERLAVGRTVIVIAHRLSTVRHSDVIHVLDEGRLVESGSHEELLRREGLYAGLWRVQTGERSRERIAGDD, via the coding sequence ATGTCGCACCACCCGCTGCGGAGGCTGTGGAGGCTTGCGAGCGCTCACCGGCCCCGCATCCTTCTCGCCACCGCCTTCTCGGTGCTGAACAAGCTGTTCGACCTGGCGCCGCCGCTCCTCATCGGGGTGGCGGTCGACATCGTCGTGAACCGCAACGACTCGTTCCTGGCGCGACTCGGGGTCGTTCAGGTGATGTCGCAGCTCTGGTTGCTCGCTGCCGCGACGGTGCTCATCTGGGCGCTCGAGAGCCTCACCGACTACATCTCCGAGCTCCAGTGGCGCAACCTGGCGCAGCAGGTGCAGCACGACCTGCGCCTGGCCGCGTACGACCGGATGCAGGGGTTGGAGCTCGCCTACTTCGAGGACCGCTCGACGGGCGGCCTCATGGCCATCCTCAACGACGACGTGAACCAGCTGGAGCGCTTCCTCGACGTCGGCGCGAACGACCTGTTGCAGCTGGCTACCACGGTGGTCGTGATAGGCGCCTTCTTCTTCACCGCGGCGCCCTCGGTGGCGTGGCTCTCCTTCCTGCCCATCCCGCTCATCGTGTGGGGCGCGCTGCGCTTCCAGAGGCTCATGGAACCCCGTTACGCCAGGGTCCGCGAGCAGGTGGGGATACTCAACTCGCAACTGGGCAACAACATCTCGGGGATGCAGACGATCAAGAGCTTCACCGCCGAGGAGCGCGAGAGCGAGCGGATCCGCCAGGCGAGCGACGAGTACCGGGAGCGAAATCGGCTGGCGATCCGCTTCTCGGCCGCGTTCGTCCCGCTCATCCGCATGGCGATCGCGGCCGGGTTCGTGGCCACGCTCGTCTACGGCGGGGCACTCACCGTGGATGGAGCTCTCAACGTGGGCGTCTACTCGACCATGGTGTTCATGACCCAGCGCCTGCTGTGGCCGCTCACCCGGCTGGGCCAGACCTTCGACCTGTACCAGCGGGCGATGGCCTCGACGCGGAGGATCCTCGGCCTGCTCGACACCCAGCGCAGCATGGTCCCGGGAAGGGTGCCCCTGCCTCGTGAGTCTGTCGAGGGCGGCTACCGGTTCGAGGGGGTGAGCTTCGCCTACCCGGGCTCCGGGAGCGTCCTTCGGCGCCTCGACCTGGCGATCCCGGCCCGCTCCACCGCCGCTATCGTGGGCGCCACGGGCGCAGGCAAGTCGACGCTCATAAAGCTGCTGCTGCGCTTCTACGATCCGGTAGAAGGGCGCGTCACCCTCGACGGTCACGACCTGCGGGAACTCGACCTCTTCGACCTGCGAGACGCCGTGGGCCTGGTGAGCCAGGATGTCTTCCTCTTCCACGGCACGGTCCGCGACAACATCGCCTACGGCCGGCCCGATGCCTCCTTCGAGGAGATCGTCCGGGCCGCGGGGGTCGCCGAGGCCCACGCGTTCGTCGAGCGGCTCCCACTGGGGTACGACACGATCGTCGGGGAGCGCGGCCAGAAGCTCTCGGGGGGCCAGAGGCAACGGATCTCGATAGCCCGAGCGCTCCTCAAGGACCCGCCGATCCTCATCCTCGACGAGGCAACGAGCGCGGTGGACAACGAGACGGAAGCCGCCATCCAGCGTTCGCTGGAACGATTGGCCGTAGGCAGAACCGTGATCGTCATAGCCCACCGCCTGTCGACGGTGCGTCACTCGGACGTCATCCACGTACTCGACGAGGGGCGGCTGGTGGAGAGCGGCAGCCACGAGGAGCTACTTCGGCGCGAAGGCCTCTACGCGGGACTGTGGCGAGTGCAGACGGGGGAACGCTCCCGCGAGCGGATCGCCGGGGACGACTGA
- the ehuC gene encoding ectoine/hydroxyectoine ABC transporter permease subunit EhuC, producing the protein MAHILDLLPPLLAGTRVTILLALASTVLGGVLSFAAGIGKLSDNILIRWISIAYVEIFRGTSLLVQMFWLFFALPLLGVSLSPVLAGILALSLNIGAYGAEVVRGAIRSVGKGQYEAAVALNFSRRYTLWHVVLPQALVEMMPPFGNLVVQNLKDTALVSLITLTDLTFRAQNLRNLTLDSVPIYTLTLIIYFVLALVFIAFMRWLERVIAHRVGVAQGRARA; encoded by the coding sequence ATGGCGCACATCCTCGACCTACTCCCCCCACTTCTGGCGGGAACGCGGGTAACGATCCTGCTCGCCCTCGCCTCTACCGTTCTCGGCGGTGTTCTCTCGTTCGCCGCCGGCATCGGCAAACTATCGGACAACATCCTGATCCGCTGGATCTCGATCGCATACGTCGAAATCTTCCGAGGAACATCGCTGCTCGTGCAGATGTTCTGGTTATTTTTCGCCTTGCCCCTGCTGGGGGTTAGCCTGAGCCCCGTTCTGGCGGGCATCCTCGCCCTCTCGCTGAACATCGGAGCGTACGGAGCCGAAGTCGTTCGCGGCGCCATCCGCTCGGTTGGCAAAGGGCAGTACGAGGCGGCGGTCGCTCTCAACTTCTCGCGCCGCTACACGCTCTGGCACGTCGTCCTTCCGCAGGCGCTTGTCGAGATGATGCCACCCTTCGGCAACCTCGTGGTGCAGAACCTCAAGGACACCGCCCTGGTCTCGCTCATCACCCTCACCGACCTCACCTTCCGGGCCCAGAACCTGCGTAATCTCACCCTCGATTCGGTCCCCATCTACACCCTCACACTGATCATCTACTTCGTGCTGGCGCTCGTGTTCATCGCCTTCATGCGCTGGCTCGAGCGGGTCATCGCCCACCGCGTGGGTGTGGCGCAAGGGAGGGCGAGGGCCTGA